Proteins co-encoded in one SAR86 cluster bacterium genomic window:
- the bamC gene encoding outer membrane protein assembly factor BamC has product MPNKIIYSLYCLGVFSLSSCSLLLDDHRNDYLQESQIDELKLKDEENPGSIVDFYPIPNDKELNLLTYDVPQPEQFFSSGTTNEIRLHKLGELRWVYIESLPSSIWPLMKNYWTQSGYGISFENPDTGIIQSEEVDVQGNTTRLEMKLEHGIRQASSEIFVKHSALDDSGQELRVSTEENLEESILRGVLDYLSDSSRQKSGTSLVALNLNIGKKATLRKRNDGESIIQMNLEFARAWAAVDRALKEALISVYDLDRENGIFYVNFSKKKEAGFLGKLFRSDNRSATRSFRISVEEIAKEKCIVTILDIDKELELSRDLLSEINQSLS; this is encoded by the coding sequence ATGCCAAATAAGATAATTTATTCTCTTTATTGCCTCGGTGTTTTTTCTTTGTCTTCCTGTAGTCTTTTATTGGATGATCATAGAAATGATTATTTACAGGAAAGTCAAATAGACGAACTTAAACTAAAGGATGAAGAAAATCCTGGAAGTATTGTTGATTTTTATCCTATACCGAATGACAAAGAATTAAATCTACTAACCTATGATGTGCCGCAGCCAGAACAATTTTTTTCTTCTGGAACTACTAATGAGATAAGGCTTCATAAGTTGGGAGAACTTAGATGGGTATATATTGAGAGCCTTCCTAGTAGCATATGGCCACTTATGAAAAATTATTGGACGCAATCAGGTTATGGGATTTCATTTGAAAATCCTGATACAGGCATAATTCAATCTGAGGAAGTTGATGTTCAGGGAAATACTACTAGGTTAGAAATGAAATTAGAGCATGGCATTCGTCAAGCAAGTTCCGAGATATTCGTGAAACATTCTGCCCTAGATGATTCAGGTCAAGAATTAAGAGTATCAACTGAGGAGAATCTAGAAGAATCGATATTGAGAGGTGTTTTGGATTACCTTTCAGATAGTTCAAGACAGAAATCAGGAACATCTTTAGTAGCTTTAAATTTAAATATTGGGAAGAAAGCAACCCTAAGAAAAAGAAATGATGGTGAAAGTATTATTCAAATGAATTTAGAATTTGCTAGAGCTTGGGCTGCAGTAGACAGAGCGTTGAAGGAGGCCTTAATTTCTGTTTACGATTTAGATAGAGAAAATGGAATATTTTACGTAAACTTTTCTAAGAAAAAGGAGGCAGGCTTTTTAGGAAAGTTATTTAGATCTGATAATAGGAGCGCTACAAGATCTTTCAGAATTTCTGTTGAAGAAATTGCCAAAGAAAAATGCATTGTGACTATCTTAGATATAGATAAAGAATTAGAATTATCCAGAGACTTATTATCAGAAATCAATCAATCACTTTCTTAA
- the dapA gene encoding 4-hydroxy-tetrahydrodipicolinate synthase, giving the protein MQSLKGAIVALVTPMDENGDIEWETLFLLIDMHVKAGISGIVLVGTTGESATIDMVEHIQIIEKCAMHIDKRINLIAGTGANSTKEALYLTSSALEAGADAVLLVTPYYNKPTQEGLYAHYSEIAESVDIKQILYNVPSRTGCDLVPDTVARLSKHENIIGLKEASSEPTRINSLIQKVESVVEDNFLLFSGDDLTAIDFIIKGGHGTISVTANIVPEIIVESTKAALEGSNVDLALKLNSKLENLNKLLFIESNPIPVKWALMRMGKIGTGIRLPLTPLNKEFTYELESELKKLELI; this is encoded by the coding sequence CTTTGGTAACTCCGATGGACGAGAATGGAGATATAGAGTGGGAAACTTTATTTCTATTAATTGATATGCACGTTAAAGCTGGAATCTCAGGAATTGTTCTTGTAGGAACAACTGGAGAGTCGGCAACAATCGATATGGTAGAGCACATTCAAATAATTGAGAAATGTGCAATGCACATAGATAAAAGAATAAATTTAATAGCAGGAACCGGTGCTAATTCTACTAAAGAAGCTTTGTATTTAACATCCTCAGCATTAGAAGCTGGAGCGGATGCAGTTTTACTAGTAACTCCATATTATAATAAGCCAACACAGGAAGGCTTGTATGCTCATTATTCTGAAATAGCGGAGAGTGTTGATATAAAACAGATATTATATAATGTTCCCTCGAGAACTGGGTGCGATTTGGTACCAGATACAGTAGCAAGACTTTCAAAACATGAAAATATAATTGGATTAAAAGAAGCCTCTTCTGAACCAACAAGAATAAACTCCTTAATACAAAAAGTTGAGTCAGTTGTTGAAGACAATTTCCTCTTATTTTCTGGTGATGATTTAACTGCTATAGACTTTATAATAAAAGGCGGGCATGGGACTATATCAGTCACCGCTAATATAGTTCCTGAAATAATAGTTGAATCAACCAAAGCAGCCCTTGAGGGTTCAAATGTAGATTTAGCACTAAAATTAAATTCTAAATTAGAAAATTTAAATAAATTATTATTTATTGAATCAAACCCAATTCCTGTAAAATGGGCTTTAATGAGGATGGGAAAAATAGGAACTGGAATTAGGCTACCACTTACACCATTAAATAAAGAATTTACTTACGAGCTAGAAAGCGAGTTAAAAAAATTAGAGTTAATATAG